One Kitasatospora sp. NBC_01287 DNA window includes the following coding sequences:
- a CDS encoding TMEM175 family protein produces MTTELTLTRTTDSARVEAFSDGVFAIAITLLVLDIDVPEARSAQGLWHALGAEWPSYCAYLVSFLVIGVMWVNHHTVFSYIARVDRTLVFLNLLLLLVVAVLPFPTALLAQNLRRPEAAHVAAAVYGATMVAHAVTFTVFWFNATRTGHCFDERVDLDAARATRLRFSLGLVVYPITVLIAFLSAPLALAVHGVLAVYYAFNQTPVPTVD; encoded by the coding sequence GTGACCACCGAGCTGACGTTGACCCGGACCACCGACTCCGCCCGCGTGGAGGCCTTCAGCGACGGGGTGTTCGCGATCGCGATCACGCTGCTGGTGCTCGACATCGACGTGCCCGAGGCCCGCAGCGCCCAGGGGCTCTGGCACGCGCTGGGCGCCGAGTGGCCGTCCTACTGCGCGTACCTGGTCAGCTTCCTGGTGATCGGGGTGATGTGGGTCAATCATCACACCGTCTTCAGCTACATCGCCCGGGTCGACCGCACCCTGGTCTTCCTCAACCTGCTGCTCCTGCTGGTCGTCGCGGTGCTTCCGTTCCCCACCGCGCTGCTGGCGCAGAACCTGCGCCGCCCCGAGGCCGCCCACGTGGCCGCGGCCGTCTACGGGGCGACCATGGTGGCCCACGCCGTCACCTTCACCGTCTTCTGGTTCAACGCCACCCGCACCGGCCACTGCTTCGACGAGCGGGTCGACCTGGACGCGGCGCGGGCCACCCGGCTGCGGTTCAGCCTGGGGCTGGTGGTCTACCCGATCACCGTGCTGATCGCCTTCCTCTCCGCGCCGCTGGCGCTGGCCGTCCACGGGGTGCTGGCGGTCTACTACGCGTTCAACCAGACGCCGGTCCCGACCGTCGACTGA
- a CDS encoding nuclear transport factor 2 family protein, protein MAEPPTGARAQGGALAVLQKFYAAEAAYIAAGGMGRASFDELAECLDPEVLMHQAPGLPYGGTWRGARGIEEFMAAMSEAWQSLEFFEQRFVVEGDTVVVLNRGRLRARATGRALDTSVMQLITVKDGLISEIHPFYWDTMAVAEALRPQ, encoded by the coding sequence GTGGCCGAGCCACCAACCGGGGCGCGGGCCCAGGGCGGCGCCTTGGCCGTACTACAGAAGTTCTACGCGGCCGAGGCGGCTTACATCGCCGCCGGAGGCATGGGCAGGGCGAGCTTCGACGAGCTCGCCGAGTGTCTCGACCCCGAGGTGCTGATGCACCAGGCACCCGGGTTGCCTTATGGGGGCACCTGGCGGGGGGCGCGTGGCATCGAGGAGTTCATGGCCGCGATGAGCGAGGCGTGGCAGTCGCTGGAGTTCTTCGAGCAGCGATTCGTTGTCGAGGGAGACACTGTCGTGGTGCTGAACCGGGGTCGCCTGCGGGCCCGCGCCACCGGTCGGGCCCTGGACACGTCGGTCATGCAACTGATCACCGTCAAGGACGGGCTCATCTCCGAGATCCACCCGTTCTACTGGGACACCATGGCGGTCGCCGAGGCCTTGCGTCCGCAGTAG
- a CDS encoding DUF4132 domain-containing protein, translated as MRRWEYVEGSSAKFWEAAAEGGTLTVRYGRVGTAGREQSKELDSAQSALDQLAKLIAEKERKGYREVEAAAEAATATEAPAQPQQHAAAVTATVTATVTVTAERPDETTFTLPPAWQRALHPRRGGIARPAGPLAERAGVKLEKLLRSQADWIERMLTAEKSDQELVAAARAQQLGSASPLGTAVLAVLAYTAQTDYAVLADAWVAAHGLPFAARTVVECFEVEPRWHQQGGQTSDHHVTWRAANSHHRVALPAADRVRALLAEADEETYRAAVAALATARDGGRRRIVAAYLVPTETAWVDECCADLAPAAGHQAAHLRSMLVRSLSSPEQAAGLTELSDLGWHGWSTDVIGTVAEGIGTALAPLIGAHLEEVWIDAGTVRTVAATLREVPSDEAFELLLGAVAEKHVRAELMAAMNRYPVRALRLLPKAADDRTDQGSLLKRLLITHVTAHQELALAVLPELPAELAEVIRPLAEQADRLPAAPAEALPALLTSPPWTVKRRAGKPQLVTGLTASDTGSVHWLPGESDEWRATTSWFSDWSPQQADWEHLLSRQRAGLLGSYEAVGLFTHGPIELVAPLLPDWPGPPNLWEGGNGLKPLIARHGVTALPVALRVVGSLGSALPLLLPFRSVEVARLMADRLARLKSAAATARSWFTRHGSAAAELLVPDAVGAVGPERRNAEGALRLIAAVHGAEAVRAAATPYGAEAAGALDALLTDDPLAAALPARLPAIGAWADARLLPQLVLRGDTADAPATAPTFTATTLTATTLTATTAHRHALPADAAQHLITMLALSKPGAEYPGVAMVAELCTPASAAEFGWALFELWRLAGMPPKDSWALHALALLGDDDTVRRLTPVLRAWPGEGAHQRAVDGLEVLAAIGSDVALLHLHGIAQRVKFKALKVRAQEKIAEVAAGLGLSGEQLADRLVPDFGLDPDGTTVIDYGPRHFTVGFDEQLRPYVLDQDGRRRKDLPAPAARDDAELAPAERKRFAALKKDVRTVAGDQVHRLEQAMVAGRSWTAAEFRELFVQHPLLWHLVRRLLWLAETQVGTEPETGTDGRATEPDRRATGTDLRATEADGRVTAFRVAEDRTFADVEDELFALPEDATVRLAHPLHLGQALAAWSEVFADYEILQPFPQLGRAVHRLTEEEAGSARLTRFEGRTVTTGKLLGLVRRGWERGEPQDAGVERWLSRRLGLGRYLVLAPSEGIAVGAIDAFPEQRVETVWLDTRPGDHWGRHEYSLRLGELDPVLASEVLADLTDLTEPAELTTG; from the coding sequence GTGCGGCGCTGGGAGTACGTCGAGGGGAGCTCGGCGAAGTTCTGGGAGGCGGCAGCCGAGGGCGGCACGCTGACGGTCCGGTACGGGCGCGTCGGGACCGCCGGGCGCGAGCAGTCGAAGGAGCTCGACTCCGCGCAGTCCGCGCTCGACCAGTTGGCCAAGCTGATAGCCGAGAAGGAGCGCAAGGGCTATCGCGAGGTCGAGGCCGCAGCCGAGGCCGCCACCGCCACCGAGGCGCCGGCCCAGCCCCAGCAGCACGCCGCCGCCGTCACCGCCACCGTCACCGCCACCGTCACCGTCACCGCCGAGCGGCCCGACGAGACCACCTTCACCCTGCCGCCCGCCTGGCAGCGCGCCCTGCACCCGCGGCGCGGCGGCATCGCCCGCCCGGCCGGCCCGCTCGCCGAGCGTGCCGGGGTGAAGCTCGAAAAGCTGCTGCGGAGCCAGGCGGACTGGATCGAGCGGATGCTCACCGCCGAGAAGAGCGACCAGGAGCTGGTCGCCGCCGCGCGGGCCCAGCAGCTGGGCTCCGCCAGTCCGTTGGGCACCGCCGTGCTCGCCGTGCTGGCGTACACCGCGCAGACCGACTACGCCGTGCTGGCCGACGCCTGGGTGGCCGCCCACGGGCTGCCCTTCGCCGCCCGCACCGTGGTCGAGTGCTTCGAGGTCGAGCCGCGCTGGCACCAGCAGGGTGGGCAGACCAGCGACCATCACGTGACCTGGCGCGCCGCGAACTCCCACCACCGTGTGGCACTGCCGGCCGCCGACCGGGTCCGCGCACTCCTCGCGGAGGCCGACGAGGAGACCTACCGCGCCGCCGTCGCGGCCCTGGCCACCGCCCGTGACGGGGGTCGGCGCCGGATCGTCGCCGCCTACCTGGTCCCGACCGAGACCGCGTGGGTCGACGAGTGCTGTGCCGACCTCGCGCCCGCCGCCGGCCACCAGGCCGCCCACCTCCGTTCGATGCTGGTGCGCTCGCTGAGCTCGCCCGAGCAGGCCGCCGGGCTCACCGAGCTGTCCGACCTCGGCTGGCACGGCTGGTCGACGGACGTGATCGGGACGGTCGCCGAGGGCATCGGCACCGCGCTGGCCCCGCTGATCGGCGCCCACCTGGAGGAGGTGTGGATCGACGCCGGCACCGTCAGGACGGTCGCCGCGACCCTGCGCGAGGTGCCCAGCGACGAGGCGTTCGAGCTGCTGCTGGGCGCGGTCGCGGAGAAACACGTCCGGGCCGAGCTGATGGCCGCGATGAACCGCTACCCGGTGCGCGCGCTGCGCCTGCTGCCGAAGGCGGCGGACGACCGGACGGACCAGGGCAGCCTGCTCAAGCGGCTGCTCATCACTCATGTGACGGCCCATCAGGAGCTGGCGCTGGCCGTGCTGCCGGAGCTGCCCGCCGAACTCGCCGAGGTGATCAGGCCGCTCGCGGAGCAGGCCGACCGACTCCCGGCGGCCCCGGCCGAGGCGCTGCCCGCGCTGCTCACCAGCCCGCCGTGGACGGTCAAGCGGCGCGCCGGCAAGCCGCAGCTGGTCACCGGGCTGACCGCGTCGGACACCGGGAGCGTGCACTGGCTGCCCGGCGAGTCGGACGAGTGGCGCGCCACCACCTCCTGGTTCTCCGACTGGAGCCCGCAGCAGGCCGATTGGGAGCACCTGCTCTCCCGGCAGCGGGCAGGCCTGCTCGGCTCCTACGAGGCGGTGGGGCTGTTCACCCACGGGCCGATCGAGCTGGTCGCGCCGCTGCTCCCCGACTGGCCGGGGCCGCCGAACCTGTGGGAGGGCGGGAACGGGCTCAAGCCGCTGATCGCCCGCCACGGCGTCACCGCGCTGCCAGTGGCTCTGCGGGTGGTCGGCAGTCTGGGCTCGGCCCTGCCGCTGCTGCTGCCGTTCCGCTCGGTCGAGGTCGCCCGGCTGATGGCGGACCGGCTGGCCCGGCTCAAGTCGGCTGCCGCCACCGCCCGTTCCTGGTTCACCCGGCACGGGTCGGCGGCCGCCGAGCTGCTGGTCCCCGACGCGGTCGGCGCGGTGGGCCCGGAGCGGCGCAACGCCGAGGGCGCGCTGCGCCTGATCGCCGCCGTCCACGGCGCCGAGGCCGTGCGCGCGGCCGCCACCCCTTACGGCGCCGAGGCCGCCGGCGCGCTCGACGCGCTGCTCACCGACGACCCGCTGGCGGCCGCGCTGCCCGCCAGGCTGCCGGCCATCGGCGCCTGGGCGGACGCCCGGCTGCTGCCCCAGCTGGTGCTGCGCGGCGACACCGCTGACGCTCCCGCCACCGCTCCCACCTTCACCGCCACCACCCTCACTGCCACCACCCTCACTGCCACCACCGCGCACCGCCACGCGCTGCCGGCCGACGCGGCCCAGCACCTGATCACCATGCTGGCTCTGTCCAAGCCCGGCGCGGAGTATCCGGGGGTCGCCATGGTGGCCGAGCTCTGCACACCCGCGTCGGCGGCCGAATTCGGCTGGGCACTGTTCGAGTTGTGGCGGCTGGCGGGAATGCCCCCGAAGGACTCCTGGGCCCTGCACGCGCTGGCCCTGCTCGGCGACGACGACACGGTCCGCCGGCTGACGCCCGTGCTGCGCGCCTGGCCCGGCGAGGGCGCCCACCAGCGCGCCGTCGACGGCCTGGAGGTGCTCGCCGCGATCGGCAGCGACGTGGCGCTGCTGCACCTGCACGGGATCGCCCAGCGGGTGAAGTTCAAGGCGCTCAAGGTCCGGGCACAGGAGAAGATCGCCGAGGTGGCGGCCGGGCTCGGGCTCTCCGGCGAGCAGCTGGCCGACCGCCTGGTGCCGGACTTCGGCCTGGATCCGGACGGCACCACCGTGATCGACTACGGCCCGCGCCACTTCACCGTCGGCTTCGACGAGCAGCTGCGCCCCTACGTGCTGGACCAGGACGGCAGGCGCCGCAAGGACCTGCCCGCCCCCGCCGCCCGGGACGACGCCGAGCTGGCGCCCGCCGAGCGCAAGCGCTTCGCCGCGCTCAAGAAGGACGTCCGGACCGTGGCGGGCGACCAGGTGCACCGCCTGGAGCAGGCGATGGTGGCCGGCCGGTCCTGGACGGCGGCCGAGTTCCGCGAGCTCTTCGTCCAGCACCCGCTGCTCTGGCACCTGGTGCGCCGCCTGCTCTGGCTCGCCGAGACCCAGGTCGGGACCGAGCCCGAGACCGGGACAGACGGCCGAGCGACTGAGCCAGACCGCCGAGCGACCGGGACAGACCTCCGAGCGACCGAGGCCGACGGCCGGGTGACCGCCTTCCGGGTGGCCGAGGACCGCACCTTCGCCGATGTCGAGGACGAGCTCTTCGCACTGCCCGAGGACGCCACCGTCCGCCTCGCCCACCCGCTGCACCTGGGCCAGGCGCTGGCAGCCTGGTCGGAGGTCTTCGCGGACTACGAGATCCTGCAGCCGTTCCCGCAGTTGGGGCGCGCGGTGCACCGGCTGACCGAGGAGGAGGCGGGCAGCGCGCGGCTGACCAGGTTCGAGGGCCGCACCGTGACGACCGGCAAGCTGCTCGGGCTGGTGCGGCGCGGCTGGGAGCGCGGCGAGCCGCAGGACGCGGGGGTCGAGCGGTGGCTGTCGCGCCGGCTCGGGCTCGGCCGCTACCTGGTGCTGGCGCCGAGCGAGGGCATCGCGGTGGGCGCGATCGACGCCTTCCCCGAGCAGCGGGTGGAGACCGTCTGGCTGGACACCCGGCCGGGCGACCACTGGGGGCGGCACGAGTACTCGCTGC